The following nucleotide sequence is from Halobacillus mangrovi.
TCGAAGAAACAGGGACCACTTTCTCAGAGAATGCAACGATTAAAGCAGAGGCGGTCTCTAAGCAGTTTCAGCTGCCAGTGGTCGCTGATGACTCTGGATTAGTGATTGATGCTCTAGACGGTGCTCCAGGCGTTTATTCCGCGCGTTATGCCGGAGAAGAGAAAGACGATGAAAAGAATCTTCAGAAGGTTATGCATGAGCTAGAAGGAGTCCCTATGGAGAAAAGAACAGCCCGCTTCGTTTGCGCGGTAGCTGTGGCTAGACCAGGGGAAGGCACGTTTGTTAAAAAAGGCTACTGTGAAGGATTTATCGCAGGCGAGCCATCCGGTACAAATGGCTTTGGCTATGATCCAATTTTCATACCAAAAGGATCGCAGCGGACAATGGCCGAACATTCCTCTGAAGAAAAAAATGCAATCAGTCATCGACATCATGCCATCCAACAAATTGAAGATTGGCTAAAACATCAATCGTAAAGAGGTGAAAGTATGCCGAAAGTATTGATTATGAGCGATAGTCACGGACTGACAGAAGAAGTAACAGAAGTGAAAGAGCGTCACAAAGGTGAAGTGGATGCCATGCTCCATTGCGGTGACTCTGAACTTGCTTATGACTCGAATGAGCTGCAGGGTTTTCACTATGCTAAAGGCAATTGTGATTTTGAACCAGAAATGGAAAATGACCAGGTGGTAACTGTTGGCGACGTCACATTCTTAGTCACACACGGCCACCTATACCAAATTAAATCAACACTGATGCCCTTATCTTACCGTGCAGAAGAAGTAGGAGCTCAAGTGGCTTGCTTCGGTCATTCTCATATTGCAGGAGGCGAGAAGGTAAATGATACGTTGTTTATTAACCCAGGAAGCCTAAGACTTCCAAGAGATCGTGA
It contains:
- a CDS encoding XTP/dITP diphosphatase yields the protein MKELIVATKNKGKVLEFRQMFSKYNISVKSLLDFEEEMEDIEETGTTFSENATIKAEAVSKQFQLPVVADDSGLVIDALDGAPGVYSARYAGEEKDDEKNLQKVMHELEGVPMEKRTARFVCAVAVARPGEGTFVKKGYCEGFIAGEPSGTNGFGYDPIFIPKGSQRTMAEHSSEEKNAISHRHHAIQQIEDWLKHQS
- a CDS encoding metallophosphoesterase — protein: MPKVLIMSDSHGLTEEVTEVKERHKGEVDAMLHCGDSELAYDSNELQGFHYAKGNCDFEPEMENDQVVTVGDVTFLVTHGHLYQIKSTLMPLSYRAEEVGAQVACFGHSHIAGGEKVNDTLFINPGSLRLPRDREEPTYAILEWDTMDDVQLQFYHVNGEPMPDLMLETTLAAKE